From the Nocardiopsis changdeensis genome, one window contains:
- a CDS encoding beta-galactosidase, which translates to MAAQTPPHVLSHRRLWFGGDHNPEQWPEETAAEDVDLMRRAGVNLVTVGVFAWSRLEPREGEYDFAWLDRVLDRLHGAGVQVALATPTASPPPWFSLAHPDALPVNADGVRLTHGSRDTYDVCSPDYRRASVRIVRALAERYAHHPALAMWHVHNEYGTWTYSEHGARAFRDWLRRRHDTLDALNRAWTTEFWGQRYGSWDEVLPPRATQYLANPAHVLDFRRFLSDEMLDHFLDQRDVLRAASPDVPVTTNLAFGDWVPVDPWRWAEHVDLVSVDDYPDRAGEGGDEQTAFAGDLARSWADRVPGGGRPWLLMEQAAGVVYEKGLIRPKAPGEIARHSLAHVARGSRGAMFFQWRASRGGAEQWYSGMVPHAGPDSRIFREVCELGDVLGRISETAGADVVADAAVTWDPESWWAMRATTLPSDRVDYLEAVRQVHRVLWRSGRTVDFVRPDRDLPRVPLLVVPSLYLLSEQAAERLARYTEYGGTLVVTYLSGIADPTGTVRTGGHPGMLRDLLGVRVEEFHPMAEGEKAGVDVGMVREEVTLWSEHVHLEGAETVAPYAGGALDGLPAVTRRRYGAGEAWYVSAHLNDRGLGRVITEAAGQGSFPEEGLDVVRRVGPEGAWVFLTNHGHRSVRIDPARLGLGAGAVDLVSKASAEGMHLPGGGVAVLRGHPVDN; encoded by the coding sequence ATGGCCGCCCAGACCCCGCCGCACGTCCTGTCCCACCGGAGGCTGTGGTTCGGCGGAGACCACAACCCCGAGCAGTGGCCGGAGGAGACGGCCGCCGAGGACGTCGACCTCATGCGGCGCGCGGGCGTCAACCTGGTCACCGTCGGGGTGTTCGCCTGGTCGCGGCTGGAGCCGCGCGAGGGCGAGTACGACTTCGCTTGGCTGGACCGGGTCCTGGACCGGCTGCACGGGGCGGGCGTCCAGGTGGCGCTGGCCACCCCCACCGCGTCGCCGCCGCCGTGGTTCTCGCTGGCCCACCCCGACGCCCTGCCCGTGAACGCCGACGGGGTCCGGCTCACCCACGGCAGCCGCGACACCTACGACGTGTGCTCCCCCGACTACCGGCGGGCCTCGGTGCGGATCGTGCGGGCGCTGGCCGAGCGCTACGCCCACCACCCGGCGCTGGCCATGTGGCACGTGCACAACGAGTACGGGACGTGGACCTACTCCGAGCACGGCGCCCGCGCGTTCCGGGACTGGCTGCGCCGCCGCCACGACACCCTGGACGCGCTGAACCGGGCGTGGACCACCGAGTTCTGGGGCCAGCGGTACGGCTCCTGGGACGAGGTGCTGCCGCCCCGCGCCACGCAGTACCTGGCCAACCCGGCGCACGTGCTGGACTTCCGGCGGTTCCTGTCCGACGAGATGCTCGACCACTTCCTGGACCAGCGCGACGTGCTGCGGGCCGCCTCCCCGGACGTGCCGGTCACCACCAACCTGGCGTTCGGCGACTGGGTGCCGGTGGACCCGTGGCGGTGGGCCGAGCACGTCGACCTGGTGTCGGTGGACGACTACCCGGACCGGGCCGGGGAGGGCGGGGACGAGCAGACCGCGTTCGCCGGGGACCTGGCCCGCTCCTGGGCCGACCGGGTCCCCGGGGGCGGCCGGCCGTGGCTGCTGATGGAGCAGGCGGCCGGGGTGGTCTACGAGAAGGGGCTCATCCGCCCCAAGGCGCCCGGGGAGATCGCCCGGCACAGCCTGGCGCACGTCGCGCGGGGGTCGCGGGGGGCGATGTTCTTCCAGTGGCGGGCCTCCCGGGGCGGCGCCGAGCAGTGGTACTCGGGCATGGTGCCGCACGCCGGCCCGGACTCGCGGATCTTCCGGGAGGTGTGCGAGCTGGGCGACGTGCTGGGGCGCATCTCCGAGACCGCCGGGGCGGACGTGGTCGCCGACGCGGCGGTCACCTGGGACCCGGAGAGCTGGTGGGCGATGCGGGCCACCACCCTGCCGTCGGACCGGGTCGACTACCTGGAGGCGGTACGCCAGGTGCACCGGGTGCTGTGGCGGTCGGGGCGCACGGTGGACTTCGTGCGCCCGGACCGGGACCTGCCCCGGGTGCCGCTGCTGGTGGTGCCGTCCCTGTACCTGCTGTCCGAGCAGGCAGCCGAGCGGCTGGCCCGCTACACCGAGTACGGCGGAACGCTGGTGGTCACGTACCTGAGCGGCATCGCCGACCCCACCGGGACGGTGCGCACCGGCGGCCACCCCGGCATGCTGCGCGACCTGCTGGGCGTGCGGGTGGAGGAGTTCCACCCGATGGCCGAGGGCGAGAAGGCCGGGGTGGACGTGGGGATGGTCCGCGAGGAGGTGACCCTGTGGAGCGAGCACGTGCACCTGGAGGGCGCCGAGACGGTCGCGCCCTACGCGGGCGGGGCGCTGGACGGGCTGCCCGCGGTGACGCGGCGCCGGTACGGGGCGGGCGAGGCCTGGTACGTGTCCGCGCACCTCAACGACCGGGGGCTGGGCCGGGTGATCACCGAGGCCGCCGGGCAGGGCTCCTTCCCCGAGGAGGGGCTGGACGTGGTGCGCCGGGTGGGGCCGGAGGGGGCGTGGGTGTTCCTCACCAACCACGGGCACCGGTCGGTGCGGATCGACCCGGCCCGGCTGGGGCTGGGCGCCGGCGCGGTGGACCTGGTGTCCAAGGCGTCCGCCGAGGGCATGCACCTGCCCGGAGGGGGTGTGGCGGTGCTGCGCGGGCACCCCGTTGACAATTAG
- a CDS encoding glycosyl hydrolase family 95 catalytic domain-containing protein — protein sequence MSHPRTAPRRGVRTRHPASSWEDALVTGGGRVGALVHSTAGLVRLTLGHERLFLPSADALPAPETARVLPELRALLLAGRSREAAERIAGFAAAEDPGYAETRWIDPLVPAAVLSFAPRSPAPGDPLRECDFATGVVAETLPDGTRHRAVASRADAVVAVELTRAAGLDGTLRLDPPQGPPPVRMAVEPAAAPGLLRLAVRFPDRPAGAPAAAPAGYTVECALTAAGGTVRPVPGGLELRGVRRLEAVVRITVDPPGDTPAAPPAPPGDTGFDRVLARHAPLHGRLMDRFRIGLDGPPAEGTAPAHLARLVDAGRYAIVSSCGDLPPTLQGVWSGTYDPPWRSGYTFNGNLFSAVAALHATGTPELMTPVFDLLEGMLGDLRENARRLYGCRGILVPAHASTSGRHQHFGPVWCLTCWTAGAAWAGRLYWDHYAHTRDRAFLRDRALPFLTEAALFHEDFLTADGFVPSYSPENTPAGAGGQACVNATMDVAAVRDLCRNLMRAHRVLGLPGGRRWAALAARLPAYRVAPGGELAEWAGPAGPLEQAEEHAHRHASHLYPLWYEPDPALAAPRLRAAAAAAVRARLDWWRGEESDEMAFGLVQLGLAAARLGEAEQAHAALGMLASRYWRPTLTPTHNRGELFNVDIGGGLPAVVAAMLLGSTEGRADLLPALPGTWTAGRVEGLRGRGGLVVDVLEWERGRAHARLRSAEPRSLVVAFPDGTRSRVDCGPRQAISLRFQTFLHARSRSASKSCPDPSCRAPEGYSH from the coding sequence ATGTCCCACCCCCGTACGGCCCCCCGCCGCGGCGTCCGAACCCGCCACCCCGCCTCCTCCTGGGAGGACGCCCTGGTCACCGGGGGCGGGCGGGTCGGCGCGCTGGTCCACTCCACCGCCGGCCTGGTCCGCCTCACCCTGGGCCACGAACGCCTCTTCCTGCCGTCCGCCGACGCCCTGCCCGCCCCGGAGACCGCGCGTGTCCTGCCGGAGCTGCGCGCCCTGCTCCTGGCGGGCCGCTCCCGGGAGGCCGCCGAGCGGATCGCCGGGTTCGCGGCCGCCGAGGACCCCGGGTACGCCGAGACCCGGTGGATCGACCCGCTGGTCCCCGCGGCCGTGCTCTCGTTCGCCCCCCGCTCCCCGGCTCCGGGCGACCCGCTGCGGGAGTGCGACTTCGCCACCGGCGTGGTCGCCGAGACCCTGCCGGACGGGACCCGGCACCGGGCGGTGGCCTCCCGGGCGGACGCGGTGGTCGCCGTGGAGCTGACCCGGGCCGCGGGGCTGGACGGGACGCTGCGCCTGGACCCGCCGCAGGGCCCGCCGCCGGTGCGGATGGCCGTGGAGCCCGCCGCGGCCCCGGGCCTGCTGCGGCTGGCCGTCCGCTTCCCGGACCGCCCGGCCGGGGCGCCGGCCGCCGCGCCCGCCGGGTACACGGTCGAGTGCGCGCTCACCGCGGCCGGCGGTACGGTCCGGCCGGTCCCCGGCGGCCTGGAGCTGCGCGGGGTCCGGCGCCTGGAGGCCGTCGTCCGGATCACCGTCGACCCGCCCGGGGACACCCCGGCGGCCCCGCCCGCCCCGCCCGGGGACACCGGGTTCGACCGGGTCCTGGCCCGGCACGCGCCGCTGCACGGCCGCCTCATGGACCGGTTCCGCATCGGGCTGGACGGCCCGCCCGCCGAGGGGACCGCCCCGGCGCACCTGGCCCGGCTGGTGGACGCCGGGCGGTACGCGATCGTGTCGAGCTGCGGCGACCTGCCGCCCACCCTCCAGGGGGTGTGGAGCGGCACCTACGACCCGCCCTGGCGGTCCGGCTACACCTTCAACGGCAACCTGTTCTCCGCGGTGGCCGCCCTGCACGCCACCGGCACCCCCGAGCTGATGACCCCGGTGTTCGACCTGCTGGAGGGCATGCTCGGCGACCTGCGCGAGAACGCCCGCCGCCTGTACGGCTGCCGGGGGATCCTGGTGCCCGCGCACGCCTCCACCTCCGGCCGCCACCAGCACTTCGGCCCGGTGTGGTGCCTGACCTGCTGGACCGCCGGGGCCGCCTGGGCGGGGCGGCTGTACTGGGACCACTACGCCCACACCCGCGACCGGGCCTTCCTGCGCGACCGGGCACTGCCCTTCCTCACCGAGGCGGCCCTGTTCCACGAGGACTTCCTCACCGCCGACGGGTTCGTGCCGTCGTACTCGCCGGAGAACACCCCCGCCGGAGCGGGCGGCCAGGCCTGCGTCAACGCCACCATGGACGTCGCCGCCGTCCGCGACCTGTGCCGCAACCTCATGCGCGCGCACCGGGTCCTGGGCCTGCCCGGCGGGCGGCGGTGGGCCGCCCTGGCCGCCCGCCTGCCCGCGTACCGGGTCGCGCCCGGCGGGGAGCTCGCCGAGTGGGCGGGCCCGGCCGGGCCGCTGGAGCAGGCCGAGGAGCACGCCCACCGGCACGCCTCCCACCTGTACCCGCTCTGGTACGAGCCGGACCCGGCCCTCGCCGCGCCCCGCCTGCGGGCGGCCGCCGCGGCGGCGGTGCGCGCCCGCCTGGACTGGTGGCGGGGCGAGGAGTCCGACGAGATGGCGTTCGGGCTGGTCCAGCTCGGCCTGGCGGCGGCCCGGCTGGGGGAGGCGGAGCAGGCGCACGCGGCCCTGGGGATGCTGGCCTCCCGCTACTGGCGGCCCACCCTGACCCCGACCCACAACCGGGGGGAGCTGTTCAACGTGGACATCGGCGGCGGCCTCCCCGCGGTCGTCGCCGCGATGCTGCTCGGCTCCACCGAGGGCCGCGCCGACCTGCTGCCCGCGCTGCCGGGGACGTGGACCGCGGGCCGGGTGGAGGGGCTGCGCGGCCGGGGCGGGCTCGTCGTCGACGTCCTGGAGTGGGAGCGGGGGCGGGCGCACGCCCGGCTGCGGTCGGCGGAGCCCCGGAGCCTGGTGGTCGCGTTCCCGGACGGGACCCGGAGCCGGGTGGACTGCGGTCCCCGGCAGGCCATTTCGCTGCGATTTCAGACTTTCCTCCATGCCCGCAGTCGAAGCGCTTCGAAAAGTTGCCCCGACCCCTCTTGCCGGGCACCCGAAGGGTATTCACACTGA
- a CDS encoding cellulose binding domain-containing protein — MPTRPPRPPHRRPLALLAALAVALPLAAVGAAAPAPALAQADYEWDNVQIAGGGFVPGIVFNESEPGLAYARTDIGGAYRLDPDTERWVPLLDWVDWDRWGWTGVVSIATDPVDPDRVYAAVGTYTNDWDPNNGAILRSDDRGETWEATELPFKLGGNMPGRGLGERLAVDPNDNSVVYFGARGGHGLWRSTDHGETWSEVTAFPNPGDYVQDPDDPNGLLDDVIGVTWVAFDPDTGSPGSPTQEVYAGVADLDDPLYRSTDGGQTWEPVPGAPTGFLPAHGVLDHENDRLYLATTSTPGPYDGDAGEVWRLDTGTGEWTDISPVPEASEDSYFGYGGLTVDRQDPDTLMVATQISWWPDIQIFRSTDAGETWTRAWDWGAYPERTTRYEMDISTAPWLDWGGQGTPPETQPKLGWMTQAMAIDPFDSDRFLYGTGATVYGSDELTNWDTDTPFTIEVKAHGIEETAVNDLVSPPGDGAPLHSALLDLGGFTHEDPGTVPDRMFQQPSWDHGSSLDFAELSPDTLVRTGGADGVGSIGISTSGGDSWWAGQAPGGVTGGGTVAVNADGSRIVWSPEGTGVHASTTLGSSWSPSSGVPAGARVEADRVDPDVFYAVSGGTFYTSTDGGATFEARFDGLPAEGNIRFGAVPGHTGDVWVAGGTGDHYGMWRTTDAGEIFAAVAGVDEGDSVGFGAPAPGADYPAVYTSSRIDGVRGIFRSDDAGETWVRINDDRHQWAWTGAAITGDPDVYGRVYIGTNGRGIVYGDPAGGGPDPQPSEEPTEEPTGEPTGQPTEPGTADCTWHYSVDNTWPGGFQARVTVTNTGSEEVDGWDLAWDFTAGEEITSLWNATHRQDGASVVVSDSGWNARIPAGESVTVGFNGFADGEPGTPEALSLNGSPCD, encoded by the coding sequence ATGCCCACCCGCCCCCCGAGACCGCCGCACCGGAGGCCCCTCGCCCTCCTGGCCGCCCTGGCCGTGGCCCTACCGCTCGCCGCCGTCGGCGCGGCCGCACCCGCCCCGGCCCTCGCACAGGCCGACTACGAGTGGGACAACGTCCAGATCGCCGGGGGCGGGTTCGTCCCCGGCATCGTGTTCAACGAGTCCGAGCCCGGCCTGGCCTACGCCCGCACCGACATCGGCGGCGCCTACCGCCTGGACCCCGACACCGAGCGCTGGGTCCCCCTGCTCGACTGGGTCGACTGGGACCGGTGGGGGTGGACCGGCGTCGTGTCCATCGCCACCGACCCCGTCGACCCGGACCGCGTCTACGCCGCCGTGGGCACCTACACCAACGACTGGGACCCGAACAACGGCGCGATCCTGCGCTCCGACGACCGGGGGGAGACCTGGGAGGCGACCGAGCTGCCCTTCAAGCTCGGCGGCAACATGCCCGGCCGCGGCCTGGGCGAGCGCCTGGCCGTGGACCCCAACGACAACTCGGTCGTGTACTTCGGCGCCCGGGGCGGCCACGGCCTGTGGCGCAGCACCGACCACGGCGAGACCTGGTCCGAGGTCACCGCCTTCCCCAACCCCGGCGACTACGTGCAGGACCCCGACGACCCCAACGGGCTGCTGGACGACGTCATCGGCGTCACCTGGGTGGCCTTCGACCCCGACACCGGCTCGCCCGGCTCCCCGACGCAGGAGGTCTACGCCGGCGTCGCCGACCTCGACGACCCCCTCTACCGCAGCACCGACGGCGGCCAGACCTGGGAGCCCGTCCCCGGGGCGCCCACCGGGTTCCTGCCCGCGCACGGCGTCCTGGACCACGAGAACGACCGGCTGTACCTGGCCACCACCAGCACCCCCGGGCCCTACGACGGCGACGCCGGGGAGGTGTGGCGGCTCGACACCGGCACCGGCGAGTGGACGGACATCAGTCCGGTGCCCGAGGCGAGCGAGGACTCCTACTTCGGGTACGGCGGGCTGACCGTCGACCGGCAGGACCCGGACACCCTCATGGTCGCCACCCAGATCTCCTGGTGGCCCGACATCCAGATCTTCCGCAGCACCGACGCGGGGGAGACCTGGACGCGGGCCTGGGACTGGGGCGCCTACCCCGAGCGCACCACCCGCTACGAGATGGACATCTCCACCGCGCCCTGGCTGGACTGGGGCGGGCAGGGCACCCCGCCCGAGACCCAGCCCAAGCTGGGCTGGATGACCCAGGCGATGGCCATCGACCCGTTCGACTCGGACCGGTTCCTGTACGGCACCGGCGCCACCGTGTACGGCTCCGACGAGCTGACGAACTGGGACACGGACACGCCCTTCACCATCGAGGTGAAGGCGCACGGCATCGAGGAGACCGCGGTCAACGACCTGGTCAGCCCGCCGGGCGACGGGGCGCCGCTGCACTCGGCCCTGCTCGACCTGGGCGGGTTCACCCACGAGGACCCCGGCACCGTCCCGGACCGGATGTTCCAGCAGCCCTCGTGGGACCACGGCTCCTCGCTCGACTTCGCCGAGCTGTCGCCCGACACGCTGGTGCGCACCGGCGGCGCCGACGGGGTCGGCTCCATCGGGATCTCCACCAGCGGGGGCGACTCCTGGTGGGCGGGCCAGGCGCCGGGCGGGGTCACCGGCGGCGGCACCGTCGCGGTCAACGCCGACGGCTCCCGGATCGTCTGGAGCCCGGAGGGGACCGGCGTCCACGCGTCCACGACCCTGGGATCGTCCTGGAGCCCGTCCTCCGGCGTCCCGGCGGGCGCCCGGGTGGAGGCGGACCGGGTGGACCCGGACGTGTTCTACGCGGTCTCCGGCGGCACCTTCTACACCAGCACCGACGGCGGGGCCACGTTCGAGGCCCGGTTCGACGGGCTGCCCGCCGAGGGGAACATCCGCTTCGGCGCGGTGCCCGGGCACACCGGCGACGTGTGGGTCGCCGGCGGCACCGGCGACCACTACGGGATGTGGCGCACCACCGACGCGGGGGAGATCTTCGCGGCGGTCGCGGGGGTCGACGAGGGCGACTCGGTGGGCTTCGGCGCGCCCGCGCCCGGCGCCGACTACCCGGCGGTGTACACCAGCTCCAGGATCGACGGCGTGCGCGGGATCTTCCGGTCCGACGACGCCGGGGAGACCTGGGTGCGCATCAACGACGACCGCCACCAGTGGGCCTGGACCGGCGCGGCGATCACCGGCGACCCCGACGTGTACGGGCGCGTCTACATCGGCACCAACGGCCGCGGGATCGTCTACGGGGACCCCGCCGGCGGCGGCCCGGACCCGCAGCCGAGTGAGGAGCCCACGGAGGAGCCCACCGGAGAGCCCACGGGGCAGCCGACCGAGCCCGGCACCGCCGACTGCACGTGGCACTACTCGGTCGACAACACCTGGCCGGGGGGTTTCCAGGCCCGGGTCACCGTGACCAACACGGGCTCGGAGGAGGTGGACGGCTGGGACCTGGCCTGGGACTTCACCGCGGGCGAGGAGATCACCAGCCTGTGGAACGCCACCCACCGCCAGGACGGCGCGTCCGTGGTCGTCTCCGACTCCGGCTGGAACGCCCGGATCCCGGCCGGGGAGTCCGTGACGGTCGGGTTCAACGGGTTCGCCGACGGCGAACCCGGCACCCCCGAGGCCCTGAGCCTCAACGGCTCCCCCTGCGACTGA
- a CDS encoding type II toxin-antitoxin system Phd/YefM family antitoxin encodes MGEPVTATMSEVRRHLADTIDRARHDHTPTFITQRGRTTAVLIDADEYRRLLAIEEAAEAEWLNRLADEAEREGREPSVSLEEMARDLARREE; translated from the coding sequence ATGGGCGAACCAGTGACCGCGACCATGTCCGAGGTGAGACGGCATCTCGCCGACACGATCGACCGCGCGCGCCACGATCACACACCGACCTTCATCACCCAGCGGGGCAGGACCACGGCCGTCCTCATCGACGCCGACGAGTACAGGCGGCTGCTCGCCATCGAGGAGGCCGCCGAGGCCGAATGGCTCAACCGTCTGGCGGACGAAGCCGAGCGGGAAGGGCGCGAGCCCTCCGTTTCGCTGGAGGAGATGGCCCGTGACCTCGCCCGGAGGGAGGAGTGA
- a CDS encoding type II toxin-antitoxin system RelE family toxin yields the protein MNRHVTRFTAAAQRQMRRIPRSEAVRILHRLAELQNALDEGDTGAFDIKPLSGHQGRWRLRVGDYRVVYAIDKDDDGQPIIWVWVLGVGDRRDIYDRNR from the coding sequence GTGAACCGGCATGTCACACGCTTCACCGCAGCCGCTCAACGCCAGATGCGGCGGATACCCCGCAGCGAAGCGGTAAGGATCCTGCACCGGCTGGCCGAGTTGCAGAACGCTCTCGACGAAGGCGACACAGGTGCCTTCGACATCAAGCCTCTGAGCGGGCACCAGGGCCGATGGCGTCTGCGGGTCGGCGACTACCGGGTCGTCTACGCCATCGACAAGGACGATGACGGACAGCCGATCATCTGGGTGTGGGTCCTCGGGGTCGGCGACCGGCGGGACATCTACGACCGGAACAGGTGA
- a CDS encoding carbohydrate ABC transporter permease, with translation MSTLFESRPVWAERPSLPARAAKNTVLAAVAVVILLPIYVVVLTSLSPASAVTAAGGLVLVPSGISFQAYADLFSGGVVTRAVLVSLGVTAVGTLVSLAATVLAAYGLSRPGSLLHRPLLFAVLLTFLFAPGMIPLYLLVSDLGMIDSYASLILPTAVNAFNLVVMRAFFMNLPREIADSARMDGAGEWTILTRLVLPMSKGVTAVVGLFYAVGYWNAFFNAILYLNDNAKWPLQLILRQYVQQGQQLNSSSLIGDAVQGTASAPNLAVQMAIVVVALVPVTVIYPLVQKHFTKGVIIGAVKG, from the coding sequence ATGAGCACACTGTTCGAGAGCCGCCCGGTCTGGGCGGAACGGCCGTCCCTGCCCGCCCGCGCCGCGAAGAACACGGTCCTGGCGGCCGTCGCGGTCGTCATCCTGCTGCCGATCTACGTCGTGGTCCTCACCAGCCTGTCGCCCGCCTCCGCGGTCACCGCCGCGGGCGGCCTGGTGCTGGTTCCCAGTGGGATCTCGTTCCAGGCGTACGCCGACCTGTTCTCGGGGGGCGTGGTCACCCGGGCGGTGCTGGTGAGCCTGGGCGTGACCGCGGTGGGCACCCTGGTGAGCCTGGCGGCGACGGTCCTGGCCGCCTACGGGCTGTCCCGGCCGGGGTCCCTGCTGCACCGGCCGCTGCTGTTCGCGGTGCTGCTGACGTTCCTGTTCGCGCCCGGGATGATCCCGCTGTACCTGCTGGTCAGCGATCTCGGGATGATCGACTCCTACGCCTCCCTGATCCTGCCCACAGCGGTGAACGCGTTCAACCTGGTGGTGATGCGGGCGTTCTTCATGAACCTGCCCCGGGAGATCGCCGACAGCGCCCGGATGGACGGGGCCGGGGAGTGGACGATCCTCACCCGCCTGGTGCTGCCGATGTCCAAGGGGGTCACGGCGGTGGTGGGCCTGTTCTACGCGGTGGGGTACTGGAACGCGTTCTTCAACGCGATCCTGTACCTCAACGACAACGCCAAGTGGCCGTTGCAGCTGATCCTGCGCCAGTACGTGCAGCAGGGGCAGCAGCTGAACTCCAGCTCGCTGATCGGCGACGCCGTGCAGGGCACCGCCTCGGCGCCCAACCTGGCGGTGCAGATGGCGATCGTGGTGGTCGCGCTGGTGCCGGTGACGGTGATCTACCCGCTGGTGCAGAAGCACTTCACCAAGGGGGTCATCATCGGCGCCGTCAAGGGCTGA
- a CDS encoding ABC transporter permease, protein MTERSTAVAPAPDRDPAPPARRRAARPGRGPSLRARWRRDRALLLMTLPAIGLLAVFHYVPTFGNIIAFQQYNPWDGVLGSPWVGFYQFERLFTDPRFWNAVGNTLVIAAVQLVFFFPVPIALAILLDSVLTRRLRLVLQSIVYMPHFFSWVLVVTLFQQILGGAGLISQALRGAGYAPLDMMTDPDAFLLVVTSQMVWKDAGWGTIIFLAALAAIDQNLYESAAVDGANRWRRMWHITLPGLRPVIVLLLILKLGDILNVGFEQFYLQRDAFGSGVSEVMDTFVYHQTLVTGNFSAGAAAGLLKGVVGLVLILVANKMAHLMGEHGVYKRA, encoded by the coding sequence GTGACTGAGCGGTCGACCGCGGTCGCCCCCGCCCCGGACCGGGACCCCGCGCCGCCCGCCCGGCGGCGGGCGGCCCGCCCGGGGCGGGGGCCGTCCCTGCGGGCCCGGTGGCGGCGCGACCGCGCCCTGCTGCTGATGACGCTGCCCGCGATCGGCCTGCTCGCGGTGTTCCACTACGTCCCCACCTTCGGGAACATCATCGCGTTCCAGCAGTACAACCCGTGGGACGGGGTCCTGGGCAGCCCCTGGGTGGGCTTCTACCAGTTCGAGCGGCTGTTCACCGACCCCCGGTTCTGGAACGCGGTGGGCAACACGCTGGTCATCGCCGCCGTCCAGCTGGTGTTCTTCTTCCCGGTGCCGATCGCGCTCGCGATCCTGCTCGACAGCGTGCTCACCCGCCGACTGCGGCTGGTGCTCCAGAGCATCGTGTACATGCCGCACTTCTTCTCGTGGGTGCTGGTGGTGACCCTGTTCCAGCAGATCCTGGGCGGGGCCGGGCTCATCTCCCAGGCCCTGCGGGGCGCCGGGTACGCACCGCTGGACATGATGACCGACCCCGACGCGTTCCTGCTGGTCGTGACCTCCCAGATGGTCTGGAAGGACGCCGGCTGGGGCACGATCATCTTCCTCGCCGCGCTGGCCGCCATCGACCAGAACCTCTACGAGTCGGCGGCCGTGGACGGGGCGAACCGGTGGCGGCGGATGTGGCACATCACGCTGCCCGGGCTGCGGCCGGTCATCGTGCTGCTGCTCATCCTCAAGCTCGGCGACATCCTCAACGTCGGCTTCGAGCAGTTCTACCTGCAACGGGACGCCTTCGGGTCGGGGGTGTCGGAGGTCATGGACACGTTCGTCTACCATCAGACGCTCGTCACGGGGAACTTCAGCGCGGGTGCCGCGGCGGGGCTGCTCAAGGGGGTCGTCGGACTCGTACTGATCCTGGTCGCCAACAAGATGGCCCACCTGATGGGCGAACACGGGGTGTACAAGCGCGCATGA